GCATGAAAAAGGTTCTGTTGTTTACCGCATTGGCGGCTGCTCTGACGGCTTCCCTGGCTCAGGCCGGCGAGAAACTGGTGGTTGCCGCGACCCCGGTGCCGCACGCTGAAATTCTTGAGCTGATCAAGCCGACTCTCGCCAAAGAAGGCGTTGATCTGGAAATCAAAGTCTTCACCGACTACGTGCAGCCGAACGTACAGGTTGGCGAGAAGCGTCTGGATGCCAACTACTTCCAGACCCTGCCGTACCTCAACAGCTTCAACCAGGGCAAATACAAGGACGACAAGGCCAAGTACCTGGTGACCGTGAAAGGCGTACACGTTGAACCGTTTGGTGGCTACTCGAGCAAGTACAAGACCCTGGCTGAACTGCCGGACGGCGCAACCATCGCCATCCCGAACGAAGGCAGTAACAGCGGCCGCGCTCTGATCCTGCTGCAGAAGGCGGGTCTGATCGAGTTGAAAGATCCGAAAAACGCTTTGGCAACCCCGAGAGACATCGCCAAAAACCCGCACAACTTCAAGTTCAAGGAACTGGAATCGGCTCTGCTGCCACGCGTTCTGAAGGAAGTTGATCTGGACATGATCAACACCAACTATGCGCTGGAAGCCGGTTTGAACCCGAATAAAGATGCTTTGGTGATCGAAGGCGCTGATTCGCCGTACGTGAACTTCCTGGTGGCCCGTGAGGACAACAAGAACAGCGACGCCATCCAGAAACTCGCCAAAGCCCTGACCAGCCCGGAAGTCAAAGCGTTCATCGAGAAGAAGTACAACGGCGCGGTACTGCCGGCGTTCTGATCTGACGTTTTAAAACACTCCGTTCAGGTGTGAAAACGCCGATGGCCAGCGATGGTCATCGGCGTTTGTGTGTGTGCTCAAAAAAGCAAAAGATCGCAGCCTTCGGCAGCGCCTACAGGGGGAATGCGATCTTCTGTAGGCGCTGCCGAAGGCTGCGATCTCTTGATCTTGTCGGTGACTCAGGCCACCTGGGCCTTCAACGCCCGGCGCAACGCCATAAGCAATTTCACAATGTCCTGCGGATCCAGTCGCTGCGGCGCTTTTACGTCCATGTTGTCTTCCTTGTAATGGTTTGGCCGGGGGAGTCTGGCCAAAAGCTGTTCGTCCTTGGAGGGCTTTCATGAAAAAAAGATCCTTCCTACAGCGAAAAGGAAAATAGCTTTCTTATTCCTTCCCGGCAAACCCACAAGATAGTTTTTTGGGTGATATCAATATGCTTTAACGGTATTTAAATTCTGTTTTTTATACCTATAAGGTTACTTCCTGCCGGACATTTATCCGCTGTCCATGGACTGCATCACCGTCGCTTACCGAGCGGCGTCCAGGAAGCTCATGACCTTCGATTACGCTTTTATCCTGAGTACCCTGCCGGCGTTTCTCAAAGCCGTGGGCGTGACGCTGCAGGTCGGTTTGATCGCCATCGGCACCTCACTGCTGGTGGCGCTGCTCAATGCGACGATTCTGGTGTTTCGCACACCTTACTTGCAGCGCGCCGTCGGCCTCTACGTCGAGCTGGCGCGCAACACGCCGCTGCTGATCCAGTTGTTCTTCGTTTATTTCGCCTTGCCGGCGCTGGGGATCAAAGTCTCCGGCTTCAGCGCCGCGATCATCACCATGACCTTTCTCGGCGGCGCCTACCTCACCGAAGTGCTGCGTGCCGGCGTCGATGCGGTGCCGCAGGCGCAACTGGAATCGGGGCGCTCCATCGGCCTGTCTCATGGTCAATTGCTGCGCTACGTGATCCTGCCGCAAGCGGGGATCCTCAGCCTGCCGTCGCTGTTCGCCAATTTCATTTTCCTGCTCAAGGAAACCACCGTGGTCTCGGCGGTGGCCGTGCCGGAAATCCTCTACACCACCAAGAGCTACATCGCGCTCTATTACAAAACCTACGAAATGCTCGCCGTGCTGACACTGATTTGCGTGCTGTTGTTCTTGCCGCTGTCGCTGTTGCTCAGCCGTCTGGAAAGGAGGCTCCAGCATGGCCAGTTCGGGTCTTGAGTTGCTCTGGGTATCGTTGCCGCAACTGGCAAAAGGTGCCGGGCAAACCCTGTCGATCTCCTTTCTGAGTATCGCCATCAGCACCATTGGCGGTGTGCTCTACGGCGTGTTGCGCACGCTTAACGTGACCTGGCTGAACGCGATTTTGCGTGTCTATCTGGAGCTGTTCCGGGCGATCCCGGTGCTGGTCTGGCTATACCTGCTGTTTTTCGGCTTGCCGATTTTCTTTGGCGTGAGCCTGCCGAGCTTCTGGTGTGCGGTGCTGGTGCTGTCGTTGTGGGGCGCCAGTGAAGTCGGTGAAGTGGCGCGCGGCGCGTTGCATTCGTTGCCACGCGGGCAGCGTGAGGCGGGGCTGTCGATTGGCCTGAACGCCCCGCAGTTGTTCGGTTACGTGCTGCTGCCGCAAGCGTTGAAGCGCATGACGCCGCCGACCATCAACGTCTACACCCGGATCATCAAAACCAGTTCGCTGGCGGTGCTGATTGGCGTGGTCGACGTGATCAAGGTCGGCCAGCAGATCATCGAGCGCACTTACGAATCGGTGCTGATCTACGGCGCGCTGTTCCTGTTTTTCTTTTTCATCTGCTACCCGCTCTCGGCCGCTTCGCGCGTGCTGGAGCGGCGCTGGACGCAAGCATGAGTGCATTGATCGAGTTTCACGGTTTCAACAAATTCTACGGCGAGCAGCAGGTGCTCAACGGTATCGACCTGCAAGTTCAGTCAGGCGAAGTCATCGTCATCCTCGGCCCCAGCGGCTGCGGCAAAAGTACTTTGCTGCGTTGCCTCAACGGCCTCGAAAGCGCTCACAGTGGCAGTCTGAAATTTGCCGGGCGCGAGCTGCTGAACAAGGCCACCGACTGGCGCGAAGTGCGTCAGCAGATCGGCATGGTGTTCCAGAGTTATCACCTGTTTCCGCACATGAGCGTGCTCGACAACTTGCTGCTCGGCCCGCTCAAGGTGCAGAAGCGTGAACGCCGCGAAGCGCAGCAACAAGCCGAAGCCTTGCTTGAACGCGTGGGTCTGGCGGACAAGCGTGATGCGTTTCCAAGGCAGCTCTCCGGCGGCCAGCAGCAACGCATCGCCATCGTCCGTTCGTTGTGCATGAACCCGCGAGTGATGCTCTTTGACGAGGTCACCGCCGCCCTTGACCCGGAGATGGTCAAGGAAGTACTGCAAGTCATTCAGGGCCTGGCCCGCGAGGGCATGACCCTGTTGATCGTCACCCATGAAATGGCCTTCGCCCGCGCGGTGGCCGACCGCATCGTGTTCATGGATGCCGGGCGCATCCTGGAACAGGCCCCGCCCGAGATTTTCTTTACGAACCCGCAAACCGCACGCGCGCAGCAGTTCCTGGAGAAGTTCTCCTTCGTTGCAACACTGCCAGAAACGAATCCGACAAAGGAACTGGAACTGCTATGAAAACTTCCGCTTTTTTACTGCCTCTGCTCAGCCTCGCCTTGCTCGCCGGCTGCAATAAAACCGAAGAACCGCCAAAGCCCAAAGTTGCCAGCGAAAGCACCGCGCCCTCCGGTTATCTGGACAAGATCAAGGCCCGCGACAAACTGATCGTCGGCGTTTTCACCGACAAGCCGCCGTTCGGTTTCGTCGATGAGGCTGGGCGCTATGTGGGTTTTGACACCGACATCGGCCGCCAACTCGCCAAGGATCTGCTGGGCGACGAGAACAAGGTCGAGTTCATCGCAGTGGAACCGGCCAGCCGCATTCCTTTCCTGCAAAGCGACAAGGTCGACCTGATCCTCGCCAACATGACCGTGACCCCAGAGCGCAAGGAAGCGGTGGAATTCACCAACCCGAACCTCAAGGTAGCGGTGCAGGCGCTGGTGCCGCAGAACAGCGCGGTGAAAGACCTTGATGACCTGGCGACTCGCACCACCATCGTCACCACAGGCACTACGGCTGACATCTGGCTGACCAAGAATCACCCGGACTGGAAGCTGCTGAAGTTCGAGAAAAACTCCGAATCGCTGCAAGCCTTGGCCAATGGTCGTGGCGATGCCTACGCGCAGGACAATCTGGTGCTGTTCAGCTGGGCCAAGCAGAACCCGGGCTATCGCGTGCTGGATGAAAAGCTCGGGGCCGAAGCGCCGATTGCGCCGGCGGTGAAGAAGGGCAACATCGAGTTGCGTGACTGGGTGAATAGCGAATTGGCCAAACTGGGTGAAGAGAAGTATCTGCTCAAGCTTTACGACCAATATGTGCGTAAAGAGCTGAGCGATGACACCAAGCCTGAGAGCGTGATTGTTGAAGGCGGGAAGTGGCAGGGGTGATCCCTTGATTCAGAGGTGACTCTGCTACTGCCTTCGCGAGCAGGCTCGCTCCCACATTGAAATGCGATCAACTGTGGGAGCGAGCCTGCTCGCGAAAGCGCTCGTTCAGGCACCGCTCAGTCAGGCCAATGCCACGCCGGCTCATCCAGCACCCGTTGCCCGACAATCCCGGTCTGGCCGAGGGTCTTCTCCAACACGATGCAGTTGCACTCCGGGTCTTCCTGCAACGCCGAAATCAACCGCCGCGCATGGGACACCACCCACACCTGACACTCCTGCGACGCGCGAATGATCAACCGCGCCAGCGCCGGCAACAGATCCGGATGCAGACTGGTTTCCGGTTCGTTCAGCACCATCAGCGACGGCGGTCGTGGCGTCAGCAGTGCGGCGATCAGCAGCAGATAGCGCAACGTGCCATCCGACAGCTCTGCCGCCGACAGCGGTCGCAACAACCCTTCCTGATAAAACTCGATGGCAAAGCGTCCACCGGGCAGCGGCGCGATGTTTAGCCGTGCGCCGGGAAACGCATCGCTTATCGCCGCCTGCAATGCCTCTGGATCTCCAATCTCACGGATGGTCTGCAACGCCGCCGCCAGATCGCGGCCATCGTGATGCAGCACCGGCGTGCGCGTACCCAGTTGAGGCTGACGCACTGGCGCGTCGGCGTCGCTGCGAAAGTGATCGTAGAAGCGCCAGCGGCGGATGAACTCGCGCATCTGGAACACTTCCGGTGAGCTGCGCAAGCTGCCGACCTGATCGAACAGGCTGTCGAAGTTTGGCGTGTGTTGCGCCAGCACATCCCATTTACGTTCGGCCCGAGCGCGGATCATCGGCCCGTCGCGATCCACCAGCAGACTGGCCGGGCGGTAAAAGGGCCCGGCCCAGATGCATTCGCGCTTGATCTGCGGATCGAGACTAAAGCGCGAGGGGGTAGGCACGCTGTCACCGGGCAGCATGAAATGGCCATTGGAGTCAGGTAACCCCAAGGCAATCGAATAGCTGAAATCCTCCCCGGCAAAACCCAGGCGCAACCGTTTGACGCCCTGGCGTACGCTCGGCTCGATCGCCACCTCACCATTGCGCATGCGCCGGCTGATGGTTTCCGGCCCGGCCCAGAACGTCGAGTCCAGCCCGCCCTCACGGGCCAGCGCATTAACCACGCCGCCCTGTGCGGTCTCCGCCAACAGGCGCAAGGCCCGATAGAGGTTGGACTTGCCGCTGCCGTTGGGGCCGGTGATCAGGTTCAGCCGGCCCAGCGGGATTACCAATTTATTGATCGAGCGGTAATTGGCCACCGCGAGGGTCTTGAGCATGAAAATCCTTCTCCGGATCGCTTCCACGCGGGGCGTGGGAACGGTCGCATTGTAGGAGCTGCCGCAGGCTGCGATCTTTTGATCTTGGTCTTTACCAGCAAAAAAACGCAGCCTGCGGCAGCGCCTACCGGGGTAAATGCAGCATCAGGCGAGCGAACGTTGAACCCTGTTCTAAGCTCACAGTCGTATCGTCACTTGCACGTTCGTACACAGGAAGGAGTCTGCATGGCGAGTCCCGGATTGAAAACAGCGGTCATGCTGAGTCTGTTCACATTGCTGAGCGCCTGCGGCGAGAAAAAGGCCCCTCAGGAGTACCTGCCGCGGGTCTTCGTGCAAGAGGTCAAGCCAGCGGACTACGCGGCTGCCGTGACTCTCACCGGTGATGTGCAGGCGCGCGTGGAGACTGAATTGTCGTTCCGCGTCGGCGGCAAGATCATTCAGCGCATGGTCGATGTCGGTGACCGCGTGACCGCCAGACAAGTGCTCGCCAAACTCGATCCCAAGGATTTGCAGACCAACGTTGACTCGGCTCAGGCCCAGGTTGTCGCCGAACAGGCGCGGGTCAAGCAGACTGCCGCGGCGTTCGTGCGCCAGCAAAAACTGTTGCCCAAGGGTTACACCAGCCAGAGCGAATACGATTCCGCCCAGGCAGCGTTGCGCAGTAGCCAAAGCGCATTGAGCGCGGCGCAGGCGCAACTGGCCAATGCCAAGGATCAACTCAGTTACACCTCGCTGATTGCCGATGCACCGGGTGTGATCACTGAACGTCAGGCTGAAGTCGGCCAAGTGGTGCAGGCCACCGCACCGATTTTCAGCCTGGCCCGGGACGGCGACCGTGACGCGGTGTTCAACGTTTACGAATCGCTGCTCGCCGAGCGGCCGGCGGATCGCTCGATTGTGGTCAGCCTGCTCGATGACCCCAACATCAAAACCACCGGCACCGTGCGCGAAATCACGCCTGCGGTGTCCGCGCAGTCCGGCACCGTGCAAGTCAAAGTCACCCTCGACAAACTGCCGCCGGGCATGCAGCTCGGTTCGGTGGTCAGTGCCACGGCCAAGGGCAGCGGCAAGTCGGCGGTTGAGTTGCCGTGGTCGGCGCTGACCAAAAACATCAGTGACCCGGCGGTGTGGATGGTTGACGACAAAGGTGAAGCACAACTGCACAACGTCACTGTCAGCCGCTACCTGATTGGCAAAGTCATCATCAGTGAAGGCCTCAAGGGCGGGGAAAAAGTCATCGTGGCAGGCGGGCAGTTGCTGCACCCGGGCATGAAGGTCGAGATCGCCGAAAACACCTACAAGGATCTGCAACCGGGAGCACAGCCATGAAGCGTCTGGGGCTGTTGTCCATTGCCGTGATGCTCGCGGCCTGTTCGAAAAGCGAGCCGCCACCGGAGCCGGTACGTCCGGTGCTGTCGGTCAAGGTCGAGGCGCTGAACGAAGAAACTCTCGGGCGCTTCGCCGGCAGCATCCAGGCACGTTACGAGAGCAACACCGGTTTTCGCGTGGGCGGGCGGATTGCCAGCCGTAATGTCGATGTCGGTGCCGAAGTGCAAAAGGGCACATTGCTCGCCACGCTCGACCCGTCCGATCAGCAGAACCAGTTGCGTTCGGCCCAGGGCGATCTGGCCAGGGTTCAGGCGCAACTGATCAATGCTCAGGCCAACGCCCGGCGTCAGCAGGCGTTGTTTGATCGCGGCGTTGGCGCGCAGGCGCAACTGGACATCGCCACCACGGATCTGAAAACCACCCAGGCCTCGTTGGAGCAGGCGCGGGCGGCGGTCAATCAGAGCAAGGATCAACTCGACTACACCCAGTTGCGCTCTGACCACAAAGCCGTGGTTACCGCGTGGAACGCCGAAGCCGGGCAAGTGGTCACCGCCGGCCAGCAAGTGGTGACGCTGGCGCAACCGGACATCAAGGAAGCGGTCATCGATCTACCGGACACGCTGGTCGATCAGATTCCCTCCGACGTGGTGTTTCTGGTCGCCGGGCAACTCGACCCGAGCATCAACACCACGGCGATCATCCGCGAAATCGAACCGCAGGCGCAAAGCGCGACGCGCACTCGTCGCGCACGACTGACCCTGGCTGAAACTCCACCGGGGTTTCGCCTCGGCACGGCGATCAGCGTGACCCTCAGTTCGGCGATCAAGCCGCGCCTCGAACTGCCGGCGACAGCCTTGCAAGAGGTCGACGGCAAAACCCGTATCTGGGTCATCGATCCGCAGAGCAAAACCGTAGCCCCGCGCGATGTCAGCCTGATCAGCCGTACTGACAGCAGCGTGGTGCTGGCCGGCGGGGTGAAATCCGGCGAGCGTGTGGTCACTGCAGGCGTCAACAGCCTTAAACCGGGACAAGCCGTGAAACTCGACGAGGACAGTCAATGAAAGGCTCTTTCAACCTCTCCGAATGGGCCCTCAAACATCAGTCGTTCGTCTGGTATCTGATGTTCGTTGCACTGCTGATGGGGGTGTTTTCTTACTTCAATCTGGGCCGCGAAGAAGACCCGTCGTTCACCATCAAGACCATGGTGATCCAGACCAAGTGGCCGGGCGCGACCCAAGAGGAGACCCTCAAGCAAGTCACTGACCGCATCGAGAAAAAACTCGAAGAACTCGACTCCCTCGATTACGTGAAAAGTTACACGCGACCCGGCGAATCGACGGTTTACGTGTATCTGCGCGACACCACCAGCGCCAAGGACATACCGGAAATCTGGTACCAGGTGCGCAAGAAAATCGATGACATCCGCGGTCAGTTTCCCAAGGGGATTCAGGGGCCGGGATTCAACGACGAGTTCGGTGACGTGTTCGGTTCGGTGTATGCGTTTACTGCTGACGGCCTGACCATGCGTCAGTTGCGCGACTATGTAGAACAGGCCCGCGCCGAGATCCGCAATGTGCCGGGGCTGGGCAAGATCGAAATGGTCGGCCAACAGGACGAAGTGATTTACCTGAACTTTTCCACGCGCAAACTGGCGGCGCTGGGCATCGATCAGCGTCAGGTGGTGCAGAGCCTGCAATCGCAGAACGCGGTGACACCCGCCGGGGTGATCGAGGCCGGGCCGGAGCGGATTTCCGTGCGCACGTCGGGGCAGTTCGCTTCGGAGAAGGATCTGGCCGAGGTCAATCTCAAGCTCAATGACCGCTTCTATCGTCTGGCCGACATTGCCGATATCAGTCGCGGTTACGTCGATCCGGCCACGCCCGAGTTCCGCTTCGACGGCAAACCG
The sequence above is drawn from the Pseudomonas sp. FP2196 genome and encodes:
- a CDS encoding MetQ/NlpA family ABC transporter substrate-binding protein, which encodes MKKVLLFTALAAALTASLAQAGEKLVVAATPVPHAEILELIKPTLAKEGVDLEIKVFTDYVQPNVQVGEKRLDANYFQTLPYLNSFNQGKYKDDKAKYLVTVKGVHVEPFGGYSSKYKTLAELPDGATIAIPNEGSNSGRALILLQKAGLIELKDPKNALATPRDIAKNPHNFKFKELESALLPRVLKEVDLDMINTNYALEAGLNPNKDALVIEGADSPYVNFLVAREDNKNSDAIQKLAKALTSPEVKAFIEKKYNGAVLPAF
- a CDS encoding amino acid ABC transporter permease: MTFDYAFILSTLPAFLKAVGVTLQVGLIAIGTSLLVALLNATILVFRTPYLQRAVGLYVELARNTPLLIQLFFVYFALPALGIKVSGFSAAIITMTFLGGAYLTEVLRAGVDAVPQAQLESGRSIGLSHGQLLRYVILPQAGILSLPSLFANFIFLLKETTVVSAVAVPEILYTTKSYIALYYKTYEMLAVLTLICVLLFLPLSLLLSRLERRLQHGQFGS
- a CDS encoding amino acid ABC transporter permease, with the translated sequence MASSGLELLWVSLPQLAKGAGQTLSISFLSIAISTIGGVLYGVLRTLNVTWLNAILRVYLELFRAIPVLVWLYLLFFGLPIFFGVSLPSFWCAVLVLSLWGASEVGEVARGALHSLPRGQREAGLSIGLNAPQLFGYVLLPQALKRMTPPTINVYTRIIKTSSLAVLIGVVDVIKVGQQIIERTYESVLIYGALFLFFFFICYPLSAASRVLERRWTQA
- a CDS encoding amino acid ABC transporter ATP-binding protein, producing MSALIEFHGFNKFYGEQQVLNGIDLQVQSGEVIVILGPSGCGKSTLLRCLNGLESAHSGSLKFAGRELLNKATDWREVRQQIGMVFQSYHLFPHMSVLDNLLLGPLKVQKRERREAQQQAEALLERVGLADKRDAFPRQLSGGQQQRIAIVRSLCMNPRVMLFDEVTAALDPEMVKEVLQVIQGLAREGMTLLIVTHEMAFARAVADRIVFMDAGRILEQAPPEIFFTNPQTARAQQFLEKFSFVATLPETNPTKELELL
- a CDS encoding transporter substrate-binding domain-containing protein, with the translated sequence MKTSAFLLPLLSLALLAGCNKTEEPPKPKVASESTAPSGYLDKIKARDKLIVGVFTDKPPFGFVDEAGRYVGFDTDIGRQLAKDLLGDENKVEFIAVEPASRIPFLQSDKVDLILANMTVTPERKEAVEFTNPNLKVAVQALVPQNSAVKDLDDLATRTTIVTTGTTADIWLTKNHPDWKLLKFEKNSESLQALANGRGDAYAQDNLVLFSWAKQNPGYRVLDEKLGAEAPIAPAVKKGNIELRDWVNSELAKLGEEKYLLKLYDQYVRKELSDDTKPESVIVEGGKWQG
- a CDS encoding AAA family ATPase — protein: MLKTLAVANYRSINKLVIPLGRLNLITGPNGSGKSNLYRALRLLAETAQGGVVNALAREGGLDSTFWAGPETISRRMRNGEVAIEPSVRQGVKRLRLGFAGEDFSYSIALGLPDSNGHFMLPGDSVPTPSRFSLDPQIKRECIWAGPFYRPASLLVDRDGPMIRARAERKWDVLAQHTPNFDSLFDQVGSLRSSPEVFQMREFIRRWRFYDHFRSDADAPVRQPQLGTRTPVLHHDGRDLAAALQTIREIGDPEALQAAISDAFPGARLNIAPLPGGRFAIEFYQEGLLRPLSAAELSDGTLRYLLLIAALLTPRPPSLMVLNEPETSLHPDLLPALARLIIRASQECQVWVVSHARRLISALQEDPECNCIVLEKTLGQTGIVGQRVLDEPAWHWPD
- a CDS encoding efflux RND transporter periplasmic adaptor subunit, encoding MASPGLKTAVMLSLFTLLSACGEKKAPQEYLPRVFVQEVKPADYAAAVTLTGDVQARVETELSFRVGGKIIQRMVDVGDRVTARQVLAKLDPKDLQTNVDSAQAQVVAEQARVKQTAAAFVRQQKLLPKGYTSQSEYDSAQAALRSSQSALSAAQAQLANAKDQLSYTSLIADAPGVITERQAEVGQVVQATAPIFSLARDGDRDAVFNVYESLLAERPADRSIVVSLLDDPNIKTTGTVREITPAVSAQSGTVQVKVTLDKLPPGMQLGSVVSATAKGSGKSAVELPWSALTKNISDPAVWMVDDKGEAQLHNVTVSRYLIGKVIISEGLKGGEKVIVAGGQLLHPGMKVEIAENTYKDLQPGAQP
- a CDS encoding efflux RND transporter periplasmic adaptor subunit; translation: MKRLGLLSIAVMLAACSKSEPPPEPVRPVLSVKVEALNEETLGRFAGSIQARYESNTGFRVGGRIASRNVDVGAEVQKGTLLATLDPSDQQNQLRSAQGDLARVQAQLINAQANARRQQALFDRGVGAQAQLDIATTDLKTTQASLEQARAAVNQSKDQLDYTQLRSDHKAVVTAWNAEAGQVVTAGQQVVTLAQPDIKEAVIDLPDTLVDQIPSDVVFLVAGQLDPSINTTAIIREIEPQAQSATRTRRARLTLAETPPGFRLGTAISVTLSSAIKPRLELPATALQEVDGKTRIWVIDPQSKTVAPRDVSLISRTDSSVVLAGGVKSGERVVTAGVNSLKPGQAVKLDEDSQ